From the Coffea eugenioides isolate CCC68of chromosome 1, Ceug_1.0, whole genome shotgun sequence genome, the window TGATAAATAACGAAGATCTGTATTGATTGGGGTAAGTGAGGAATCAAGGTATCTTTAAAATGTAGCTTAGTTTAAGACCAAATTTGACTAACTAATAGCACTAGGCCCCATTCTGGGTGGATAATTTGCATGGGTTTCAGTATAGTTCACATGAACATGCTTTCCACGTCTGATTTTGTACTTTCTGGTAACATCTTTCTCGTTAATTATTGTCACCTACACACCCTAACTTGCAGAATATACTTCAATCTTGTTGCATTTTTTTGTCCCTTCCCTTAGAAGCATTTGTAAATGGAAACGCTTTGGAATTCTTTATGCATCGCTTGTCTTGCTCTTTCATCTGATGGGCAAGCATGCGAACGTTAATTTGATGTTTGATTCATTTGGTTCATCCTTTCGTTGGAACCAGGCACTACTGCATAATCATTGTAGCAGCAGTAAATGCAGAAATAGCAaatcaaaatcatccaagacaCAACGGAGTGGCTCTTGTGGCTCTGCCTACCGCTTTACTTGCTCTGGAATTTCCAGTCAGTCTCTCTTGGAAGAGTCTGACTTTTCTTGATCTTAGGCATAACATGCTTGAAGGACCATTGCCTCCTTCCATCTGCGATTCCGAAAACCTGAAGTATCTTCTGTTGGCTGAAAACAAATTGAATGGTACCATTCCTCAATGCTTGGGAAGTTTTAGCAATCGACTCAAGGTGTTGGACCTGCAAAAGATTAGCTTCCGCGGGATGATTCCAACAACATTCAAACATGATAATCAGTTGAGGATTCTTAACCTGAACGGAAATCAATTGGAAGGGCCACTGCCACGATCTTTGATCAATTGCAAAAACTTGCAAGTTCTTGATGTTGGCAATAACAAGATTTGCGATGCATCCCCTGTGTGGCTTGAAACTCTTCCAGAGCTACATGTTTTGATATTGAAATCCAACAGATTTCAAGGTCCTATAGCCACTTCTAAGACTAAACTCCCATTTCCCAAGCTGCGAATCTTCGACATATCTCACAATGAGTTCACTGGCATCCTACCGGCAGACCTTCCGAAGAACTTTAGAGCCATGACCAGCCTTGATAGCAGAAAAGAACTTGAATACATAGGAAATCGATTTTACTACGTAGATTCTGTGACTTTGGTGATGAAGGGCAAGGAAACTGAGTTTGTCAGAGTCCTCAAGCTTTTCACTGCGGTTGATTTATCTTCGAACAAGTTTTCAAGTGAGATTCCCAAGTCCATAGGAAATCTCATATCAGTCAGGTTACTCAACTTTTCCCACAACGGGTTGCAGGGTTCCATTCCTGCAAACACTAGATGAGTTGACTGCACTGAATCACTGGACCTTTCTTGGAACCAACTGCAAGGGGAAATTCCATGGCAGCTTAACTTTCTTGCATTCTTCAACCTCtcccaaaatcatcttctcgGACGCATTCCTCAAGGTAAGCAATTCGGCACATTCTCCAGTGATTCATACAAAGGGAACTTAGCATTATGTGGATTTCCATTGAAAGATTGTGGAGAAGTTGAGGCCGCACAATCACCTGCCAAGGCGGAAACATCGCAAATCAATTATTTTGGCATTCTGGGCTTGTTTCCTTGGGAATCAGTAGTCAGTGGATATTGCGTTGGCATGGTTGCTGGGCTATGCATTGGAGGCCTGTTATTTACTAGAAAGCCAAGATGGTTCCTACCATCAGTTGCTAAAGCGACGCATAAATGGTCAAGAAGTCGGGGAAAGATTGAAAGATGGTCTTAGACTGAGTAAAAGATTGCATTGGCATTTGGCAATCTATGCCAATCTGGGAACGCATAACACTCACTGGATTTGTAGCCATAAACTAGGAAAACATGATTGAACGCCAGCAGATTCAACTGTTTCGGGTTTGAAGTTGCAATCATCTGATTTTATGGTGAAGTTGGTGATCATGATTCTGGACAGGAGAAACATCATCCCACAGCTCAGACATCTTGAGCTCCTATCCTCGAGGATGAGTATAGAACTTTCTATATTTTGACATTTCCAAGAATCCATTGAACAAAATAATTCTAACATAAGGTCGCACCTGCCAACCCTATAGTGTACCACTGGCTGTCTGGTAAATGCAAATGGACGTGCTTGGCTTTGATTGAGAGGCAAGTCTTTTCCTTCCAGAtaagaaattttgtttcttttctccttCAACCTATATTCACCATGTGAAATTTGTACTTAATTTGTCGGTCTACAATGGATCATTATTTCTTCCCACGGATCATATTACCACTAAAAAAGAATTACAGTAACCAACTCGAAAGATTTTCAAGGTAATGAAACTCTTTATGCGTATGTACAAATTTTGTCAATCAAAGGATGAATTTCCCAAATCATTGGCAGACTTGGTAGTAAAAATGTTCATTTCTGTGCCTTAAAACTTCCATCTTTTATAGTAACATTACAACTATGAACTAACGTACAATATTTGAATCAGTATAAATAACTAAtaacaaaattataaacaacTTAAAACGCAACAATATTAGTTATACTAGACAACTCACATATAGTGAGAGTTGAAATTAGGTCTTTTACATTTTCTCAACCTTGAACACTAAATTTAAGCCTCATTCATTAACTAAATCTAAGCCTCATTCATTAACTTTAATCCCAATTTACTACAGTAATC encodes:
- the LOC113773226 gene encoding receptor-like protein 36, with translation METLWNSLCIACLALSSDGHYCIIIVAAVNAEIANQNHPRHNGVALVALPTALLALEFPVSLSWKSLTFLDLRHNMLEGPLPPSICDSENLKYLLLAENKLNGTIPQCLGSFSNRLKVLDLQKISFRGMIPTTFKHDNQLRILNLNGNQLEGPLPRSLINCKNLQVLDVGNNKICDASPVWLETLPELHVLILKSNRFQGPIATSKTKLPFPKLRIFDISHNEFTGILPADLPKNFRAMTSLDSRKELEYIGNRFYYVDSVTLVMKGKETEFVRVLKLFTAVDLSSNKFSSEIPKSIGNLISVRLLNFSHNGLQGSIPANTR